A single genomic interval of Notolabrus celidotus isolate fNotCel1 chromosome 13, fNotCel1.pri, whole genome shotgun sequence harbors:
- the cep43 gene encoding FGFR1 oncogene partner isoform X7, giving the protein MSATEDDTELRDLLIQNLENSGVLNKLKAEMRAAVFLAMEEQDKLENKTPLINENLKKFLNTKDGRLVAALMVDFLQVFNLDFTLAVFQPEINQLNGLDGRDQVCRDLGLSESEVNRNSPLLLELVKRRHKTPEENRSGNIAKEPTQKQITHARKKFDAYDKDGSGSVPREDLKNVFTDLFPSLNKNMLEKFITDELKAVDKTFSKAVDFQLFQGFYRRLFAQCRSVVVQDSDVSQPQSLVPEDKIISPSISKDSEGKGDSKPRETTDNRASSFGLQRDPLDLDLEVDDDPDEGDSFFDDPLPKPQKTYGCLSVLAADSEGERDDPPSEHSQTSELRKPEASGARESPVGSLSEAPRPGGGGGGGGSSVSEQSHSRNGAPNSRDRGFRDLKALNDKTGSLHLDDDVEYDDDFNSHRSDLSKSEISIGEEIEEVSIEGPENSDKFDETTQDLSVSQLSQSHGADYMEEVA; this is encoded by the exons ATGTCAGCCACAGAGGACGACACGGAGCTGAGGGACCTGCTGATCCAGAACCTGGAGAACAGCGGAGTCCTGAACAAGCTGAAG GCAGAGATGAGGGCTGCGGTGTTCCTGGCGATGGAGGAGCAGGACAAACTGGAG aataaaactcctCTGATCAACGAGAACCTGAAGAAGTTCCTCAACACTAAAGACG GTCGCCTGGTGGCCGCTCTCATGGTGGACTTCCTGCAGGTCTTTAACCTGGACTTCACGCTCGCCGTGTTCCAGCCGGAGATCAACCAG ctgaACGGTCTGGACGGTCGGGACCAGGTCTGCAGAGATCTGGGTCTGTCAGAGTCCGAGGTGAACAGgaactctcctctgctgctggagctcGTCAAGAGGCGACACAAAACCCCCGAG GAAAACAGAAGCGGAAACATCGCTAAG GAGCCGACTCAGAAACAGATCACACACGCCCGTAAGAAGTTCGACGCCTACGACAAG GACGGGAGCGGCTCGGTTCCAAGAGAAGACCTGAAGAATGTCTTCACAGATCTGTTCCCCAGTTTGAACAA gaacATGTTGGAGAAGTTCATCACTGATGAGCTGAAAGCAGTAGATAAAACTTTCTCCAAAG CGGTGGACTTCCAGCTGTTCCAGGGGTTTTACAGACGTCTCTTTGCTCAGTGCAGAAGTGTG GTGGTTCAGGACTCTGATGTCAGTCAGCCGCAGAGTCTCGTACCTGAGGACAAAatcatctctccatccatcagtAAG GACTCGGAGGGGAAAGGAGACTCCAAACCTCGAGAGACGACAGACAACAGGGCTTCCTCCTTTGGCCTGCAGAGGGACCctctggacctggacctggaggTGGACGACGATCCTGATGAGGGGGATTCGTTCTTCGACGATCCGTTGCCCAAACCGCAGAAGACATATGGCTG tctgtctgtcctgGCTGCTGACTCAGAGGGCGAGCGAGATGATCCTCCCTCTGAACACAGTCAGACCTCTGAGCTCAG GAAGCCAGAGGCGTCCGGGGCCAGAGAGAGTCCAGTAGGGTCCCTGTCAGAGGCCCCgagaccaggaggaggaggaggaggaggggggagcagTGTGTCTGAGCAGAGCCACAGCAGGAACG GAGCGCCCAACTCCAGAGACCGAGGCTTCAGAGACTTAAAGGCCCTGAACGATAAAACTGGATCTCTGCACTTAG ATGACGACGTTGAATATGACGATGACTTTAACAG TCATCGGTCAGATCTCTCCAAGAGCGAGATCAGCATCGGCGAGGAGATCGAGGAAGTTTCCATCGAGGGACCGGAGAACAGCGACAAG tttgATGAAACCACACAGGACCTGAGCGTCTCTCAGCTCAGCCAGAGCCACGGAGCCGACTACATGGAGGAGGTGGCCTGa
- the cep43 gene encoding FGFR1 oncogene partner isoform X8 has protein sequence MSATEDDTELRDLLIQNLENSGVLNKLKAEMRAAVFLAMEEQDKLENKTPLINENLKKFLNTKDGRLVAALMVDFLQVFNLDFTLAVFQPEINQLNGLDGRDQVCRDLGLSESEVNRNSPLLLELVKRRHKTPEENRSGNIAKEPTQKQITHARKKFDAYDKDGSGSVPREDLKNVFTDLFPSLNKNMLEKFITDELKAVDKTFSKAVDFQLFQGFYRRLFAQCRSVVVQDSDVSQPQSLVPEDKIISPSISKIPRFKGQSHRGQSQTAAKDSEGKGDSKPRETTDNRASSFGLQRDPLDLDLEVDDDPDEGDSFFDDPLPKPQKTYGWKPEASGARESPVGSLSEAPRPGGGGGGGGSSVSEQSHSRNGERCVRPAGAPNSRDRGFRDLKALNDKTGSLHLDDDVEYDDDFNSHRSDLSKSEISIGEEIEEVSIEGPENSDKFDETTQDLSVSQLSQSHGADYMEEVA, from the exons ATGTCAGCCACAGAGGACGACACGGAGCTGAGGGACCTGCTGATCCAGAACCTGGAGAACAGCGGAGTCCTGAACAAGCTGAAG GCAGAGATGAGGGCTGCGGTGTTCCTGGCGATGGAGGAGCAGGACAAACTGGAG aataaaactcctCTGATCAACGAGAACCTGAAGAAGTTCCTCAACACTAAAGACG GTCGCCTGGTGGCCGCTCTCATGGTGGACTTCCTGCAGGTCTTTAACCTGGACTTCACGCTCGCCGTGTTCCAGCCGGAGATCAACCAG ctgaACGGTCTGGACGGTCGGGACCAGGTCTGCAGAGATCTGGGTCTGTCAGAGTCCGAGGTGAACAGgaactctcctctgctgctggagctcGTCAAGAGGCGACACAAAACCCCCGAG GAAAACAGAAGCGGAAACATCGCTAAG GAGCCGACTCAGAAACAGATCACACACGCCCGTAAGAAGTTCGACGCCTACGACAAG GACGGGAGCGGCTCGGTTCCAAGAGAAGACCTGAAGAATGTCTTCACAGATCTGTTCCCCAGTTTGAACAA gaacATGTTGGAGAAGTTCATCACTGATGAGCTGAAAGCAGTAGATAAAACTTTCTCCAAAG CGGTGGACTTCCAGCTGTTCCAGGGGTTTTACAGACGTCTCTTTGCTCAGTGCAGAAGTGTG GTGGTTCAGGACTCTGATGTCAGTCAGCCGCAGAGTCTCGTACCTGAGGACAAAatcatctctccatccatcagtAAG ATCCCCAGATTTAAAGGCCAGAGTCACAGAGGCCAGAGTCAGACAGCAGCCAAG GACTCGGAGGGGAAAGGAGACTCCAAACCTCGAGAGACGACAGACAACAGGGCTTCCTCCTTTGGCCTGCAGAGGGACCctctggacctggacctggaggTGGACGACGATCCTGATGAGGGGGATTCGTTCTTCGACGATCCGTTGCCCAAACCGCAGAAGACATATGGCTG GAAGCCAGAGGCGTCCGGGGCCAGAGAGAGTCCAGTAGGGTCCCTGTCAGAGGCCCCgagaccaggaggaggaggaggaggaggggggagcagTGTGTCTGAGCAGAGCCACAGCAGGAACGGTGAGAGATGTGTTCGTCCTGCAG GAGCGCCCAACTCCAGAGACCGAGGCTTCAGAGACTTAAAGGCCCTGAACGATAAAACTGGATCTCTGCACTTAG ATGACGACGTTGAATATGACGATGACTTTAACAG TCATCGGTCAGATCTCTCCAAGAGCGAGATCAGCATCGGCGAGGAGATCGAGGAAGTTTCCATCGAGGGACCGGAGAACAGCGACAAG tttgATGAAACCACACAGGACCTGAGCGTCTCTCAGCTCAGCCAGAGCCACGGAGCCGACTACATGGAGGAGGTGGCCTGa
- the cep43 gene encoding FGFR1 oncogene partner isoform X10 — MSATEDDTELRDLLIQNLENSGVLNKLKAEMRAAVFLAMEEQDKLENKTPLINENLKKFLNTKDGRLVAALMVDFLQVFNLDFTLAVFQPEINQLNGLDGRDQVCRDLGLSESEVNRNSPLLLELVKRRHKTPEENRSGNIAKEPTQKQITHARKKFDAYDKDGSGSVPREDLKNVFTDLFPSLNKNMLEKFITDELKAVDKTFSKAVDFQLFQGFYRRLFAQCRSVVVQDSDVSQPQSLVPEDKIISPSISKDSEGKGDSKPRETTDNRASSFGLQRDPLDLDLEVDDDPDEGDSFFDDPLPKPQKTYGWKPEASGARESPVGSLSEAPRPGGGGGGGGSSVSEQSHSRNGAPNSRDRGFRDLKALNDKTGSLHLDDDVEYDDDFNSHRSDLSKSEISIGEEIEEVSIEGPENSDKFDETTQDLSVSQLSQSHGADYMEEVA, encoded by the exons ATGTCAGCCACAGAGGACGACACGGAGCTGAGGGACCTGCTGATCCAGAACCTGGAGAACAGCGGAGTCCTGAACAAGCTGAAG GCAGAGATGAGGGCTGCGGTGTTCCTGGCGATGGAGGAGCAGGACAAACTGGAG aataaaactcctCTGATCAACGAGAACCTGAAGAAGTTCCTCAACACTAAAGACG GTCGCCTGGTGGCCGCTCTCATGGTGGACTTCCTGCAGGTCTTTAACCTGGACTTCACGCTCGCCGTGTTCCAGCCGGAGATCAACCAG ctgaACGGTCTGGACGGTCGGGACCAGGTCTGCAGAGATCTGGGTCTGTCAGAGTCCGAGGTGAACAGgaactctcctctgctgctggagctcGTCAAGAGGCGACACAAAACCCCCGAG GAAAACAGAAGCGGAAACATCGCTAAG GAGCCGACTCAGAAACAGATCACACACGCCCGTAAGAAGTTCGACGCCTACGACAAG GACGGGAGCGGCTCGGTTCCAAGAGAAGACCTGAAGAATGTCTTCACAGATCTGTTCCCCAGTTTGAACAA gaacATGTTGGAGAAGTTCATCACTGATGAGCTGAAAGCAGTAGATAAAACTTTCTCCAAAG CGGTGGACTTCCAGCTGTTCCAGGGGTTTTACAGACGTCTCTTTGCTCAGTGCAGAAGTGTG GTGGTTCAGGACTCTGATGTCAGTCAGCCGCAGAGTCTCGTACCTGAGGACAAAatcatctctccatccatcagtAAG GACTCGGAGGGGAAAGGAGACTCCAAACCTCGAGAGACGACAGACAACAGGGCTTCCTCCTTTGGCCTGCAGAGGGACCctctggacctggacctggaggTGGACGACGATCCTGATGAGGGGGATTCGTTCTTCGACGATCCGTTGCCCAAACCGCAGAAGACATATGGCTG GAAGCCAGAGGCGTCCGGGGCCAGAGAGAGTCCAGTAGGGTCCCTGTCAGAGGCCCCgagaccaggaggaggaggaggaggaggggggagcagTGTGTCTGAGCAGAGCCACAGCAGGAACG GAGCGCCCAACTCCAGAGACCGAGGCTTCAGAGACTTAAAGGCCCTGAACGATAAAACTGGATCTCTGCACTTAG ATGACGACGTTGAATATGACGATGACTTTAACAG TCATCGGTCAGATCTCTCCAAGAGCGAGATCAGCATCGGCGAGGAGATCGAGGAAGTTTCCATCGAGGGACCGGAGAACAGCGACAAG tttgATGAAACCACACAGGACCTGAGCGTCTCTCAGCTCAGCCAGAGCCACGGAGCCGACTACATGGAGGAGGTGGCCTGa
- the cep43 gene encoding FGFR1 oncogene partner isoform X4 produces MSATEDDTELRDLLIQNLENSGVLNKLKAEMRAAVFLAMEEQDKLENKTPLINENLKKFLNTKDGRLVAALMVDFLQVFNLDFTLAVFQPEINQLNGLDGRDQVCRDLGLSESEVNRNSPLLLELVKRRHKTPEENRSGNIAKEPTQKQITHARKKFDAYDKDGSGSVPREDLKNVFTDLFPSLNKNMLEKFITDELKAVDKTFSKAVDFQLFQGFYRRLFAQCRSVVVQDSDVSQPQSLVPEDKIISPSISKDSEGKGDSKPRETTDNRASSFGLQRDPLDLDLEVDDDPDEGDSFFDDPLPKPQKTYGCSPFGEKDSSERTNSPRDLSVLAADSEGERDDPPSEHSQTSELRKPEASGARESPVGSLSEAPRPGGGGGGGGSSVSEQSHSRNGERCVRPAGAPNSRDRGFRDLKALNDKTGSLHLDDDVEYDDDFNSHRSDLSKSEISIGEEIEEVSIEGPENSDKFDETTQDLSVSQLSQSHGADYMEEVA; encoded by the exons ATGTCAGCCACAGAGGACGACACGGAGCTGAGGGACCTGCTGATCCAGAACCTGGAGAACAGCGGAGTCCTGAACAAGCTGAAG GCAGAGATGAGGGCTGCGGTGTTCCTGGCGATGGAGGAGCAGGACAAACTGGAG aataaaactcctCTGATCAACGAGAACCTGAAGAAGTTCCTCAACACTAAAGACG GTCGCCTGGTGGCCGCTCTCATGGTGGACTTCCTGCAGGTCTTTAACCTGGACTTCACGCTCGCCGTGTTCCAGCCGGAGATCAACCAG ctgaACGGTCTGGACGGTCGGGACCAGGTCTGCAGAGATCTGGGTCTGTCAGAGTCCGAGGTGAACAGgaactctcctctgctgctggagctcGTCAAGAGGCGACACAAAACCCCCGAG GAAAACAGAAGCGGAAACATCGCTAAG GAGCCGACTCAGAAACAGATCACACACGCCCGTAAGAAGTTCGACGCCTACGACAAG GACGGGAGCGGCTCGGTTCCAAGAGAAGACCTGAAGAATGTCTTCACAGATCTGTTCCCCAGTTTGAACAA gaacATGTTGGAGAAGTTCATCACTGATGAGCTGAAAGCAGTAGATAAAACTTTCTCCAAAG CGGTGGACTTCCAGCTGTTCCAGGGGTTTTACAGACGTCTCTTTGCTCAGTGCAGAAGTGTG GTGGTTCAGGACTCTGATGTCAGTCAGCCGCAGAGTCTCGTACCTGAGGACAAAatcatctctccatccatcagtAAG GACTCGGAGGGGAAAGGAGACTCCAAACCTCGAGAGACGACAGACAACAGGGCTTCCTCCTTTGGCCTGCAGAGGGACCctctggacctggacctggaggTGGACGACGATCCTGATGAGGGGGATTCGTTCTTCGACGATCCGTTGCCCAAACCGCAGAAGACATATGGCTG CTCTCCGTTTGGAGAGAAGGACTCATCAGAGCGGACAAACAGTCCGAGAGA tctgtctgtcctgGCTGCTGACTCAGAGGGCGAGCGAGATGATCCTCCCTCTGAACACAGTCAGACCTCTGAGCTCAG GAAGCCAGAGGCGTCCGGGGCCAGAGAGAGTCCAGTAGGGTCCCTGTCAGAGGCCCCgagaccaggaggaggaggaggaggaggggggagcagTGTGTCTGAGCAGAGCCACAGCAGGAACGGTGAGAGATGTGTTCGTCCTGCAG GAGCGCCCAACTCCAGAGACCGAGGCTTCAGAGACTTAAAGGCCCTGAACGATAAAACTGGATCTCTGCACTTAG ATGACGACGTTGAATATGACGATGACTTTAACAG TCATCGGTCAGATCTCTCCAAGAGCGAGATCAGCATCGGCGAGGAGATCGAGGAAGTTTCCATCGAGGGACCGGAGAACAGCGACAAG tttgATGAAACCACACAGGACCTGAGCGTCTCTCAGCTCAGCCAGAGCCACGGAGCCGACTACATGGAGGAGGTGGCCTGa
- the cep43 gene encoding FGFR1 oncogene partner isoform X3 → MSATEDDTELRDLLIQNLENSGVLNKLKAEMRAAVFLAMEEQDKLENKTPLINENLKKFLNTKDGRLVAALMVDFLQVFNLDFTLAVFQPEINQLNGLDGRDQVCRDLGLSESEVNRNSPLLLELVKRRHKTPEENRSGNIAKEPTQKQITHARKKFDAYDKDGSGSVPREDLKNVFTDLFPSLNKNMLEKFITDELKAVDKTFSKAVDFQLFQGFYRRLFAQCRSVVVQDSDVSQPQSLVPEDKIISPSISKIPRFKGQSHRGQSQTAAKDSEGKGDSKPRETTDNRASSFGLQRDPLDLDLEVDDDPDEGDSFFDDPLPKPQKTYGCLSVLAADSEGERDDPPSEHSQTSELRKPEASGARESPVGSLSEAPRPGGGGGGGGSSVSEQSHSRNGERCVRPAGAPNSRDRGFRDLKALNDKTGSLHLDDDVEYDDDFNSHRSDLSKSEISIGEEIEEVSIEGPENSDKFDETTQDLSVSQLSQSHGADYMEEVA, encoded by the exons ATGTCAGCCACAGAGGACGACACGGAGCTGAGGGACCTGCTGATCCAGAACCTGGAGAACAGCGGAGTCCTGAACAAGCTGAAG GCAGAGATGAGGGCTGCGGTGTTCCTGGCGATGGAGGAGCAGGACAAACTGGAG aataaaactcctCTGATCAACGAGAACCTGAAGAAGTTCCTCAACACTAAAGACG GTCGCCTGGTGGCCGCTCTCATGGTGGACTTCCTGCAGGTCTTTAACCTGGACTTCACGCTCGCCGTGTTCCAGCCGGAGATCAACCAG ctgaACGGTCTGGACGGTCGGGACCAGGTCTGCAGAGATCTGGGTCTGTCAGAGTCCGAGGTGAACAGgaactctcctctgctgctggagctcGTCAAGAGGCGACACAAAACCCCCGAG GAAAACAGAAGCGGAAACATCGCTAAG GAGCCGACTCAGAAACAGATCACACACGCCCGTAAGAAGTTCGACGCCTACGACAAG GACGGGAGCGGCTCGGTTCCAAGAGAAGACCTGAAGAATGTCTTCACAGATCTGTTCCCCAGTTTGAACAA gaacATGTTGGAGAAGTTCATCACTGATGAGCTGAAAGCAGTAGATAAAACTTTCTCCAAAG CGGTGGACTTCCAGCTGTTCCAGGGGTTTTACAGACGTCTCTTTGCTCAGTGCAGAAGTGTG GTGGTTCAGGACTCTGATGTCAGTCAGCCGCAGAGTCTCGTACCTGAGGACAAAatcatctctccatccatcagtAAG ATCCCCAGATTTAAAGGCCAGAGTCACAGAGGCCAGAGTCAGACAGCAGCCAAG GACTCGGAGGGGAAAGGAGACTCCAAACCTCGAGAGACGACAGACAACAGGGCTTCCTCCTTTGGCCTGCAGAGGGACCctctggacctggacctggaggTGGACGACGATCCTGATGAGGGGGATTCGTTCTTCGACGATCCGTTGCCCAAACCGCAGAAGACATATGGCTG tctgtctgtcctgGCTGCTGACTCAGAGGGCGAGCGAGATGATCCTCCCTCTGAACACAGTCAGACCTCTGAGCTCAG GAAGCCAGAGGCGTCCGGGGCCAGAGAGAGTCCAGTAGGGTCCCTGTCAGAGGCCCCgagaccaggaggaggaggaggaggaggggggagcagTGTGTCTGAGCAGAGCCACAGCAGGAACGGTGAGAGATGTGTTCGTCCTGCAG GAGCGCCCAACTCCAGAGACCGAGGCTTCAGAGACTTAAAGGCCCTGAACGATAAAACTGGATCTCTGCACTTAG ATGACGACGTTGAATATGACGATGACTTTAACAG TCATCGGTCAGATCTCTCCAAGAGCGAGATCAGCATCGGCGAGGAGATCGAGGAAGTTTCCATCGAGGGACCGGAGAACAGCGACAAG tttgATGAAACCACACAGGACCTGAGCGTCTCTCAGCTCAGCCAGAGCCACGGAGCCGACTACATGGAGGAGGTGGCCTGa
- the cep43 gene encoding FGFR1 oncogene partner isoform X1 has protein sequence MSATEDDTELRDLLIQNLENSGVLNKLKAEMRAAVFLAMEEQDKLENKTPLINENLKKFLNTKDGRLVAALMVDFLQVFNLDFTLAVFQPEINQLNGLDGRDQVCRDLGLSESEVNRNSPLLLELVKRRHKTPEENRSGNIAKEPTQKQITHARKKFDAYDKDGSGSVPREDLKNVFTDLFPSLNKNMLEKFITDELKAVDKTFSKAVDFQLFQGFYRRLFAQCRSVVVQDSDVSQPQSLVPEDKIISPSISKIPRFKGQSHRGQSQTAAKDSEGKGDSKPRETTDNRASSFGLQRDPLDLDLEVDDDPDEGDSFFDDPLPKPQKTYGCSPFGEKDSSERTNSPRDLSVLAADSEGERDDPPSEHSQTSELRKPEASGARESPVGSLSEAPRPGGGGGGGGSSVSEQSHSRNGERCVRPAGAPNSRDRGFRDLKALNDKTGSLHLDDDVEYDDDFNSHRSDLSKSEISIGEEIEEVSIEGPENSDKFDETTQDLSVSQLSQSHGADYMEEVA, from the exons ATGTCAGCCACAGAGGACGACACGGAGCTGAGGGACCTGCTGATCCAGAACCTGGAGAACAGCGGAGTCCTGAACAAGCTGAAG GCAGAGATGAGGGCTGCGGTGTTCCTGGCGATGGAGGAGCAGGACAAACTGGAG aataaaactcctCTGATCAACGAGAACCTGAAGAAGTTCCTCAACACTAAAGACG GTCGCCTGGTGGCCGCTCTCATGGTGGACTTCCTGCAGGTCTTTAACCTGGACTTCACGCTCGCCGTGTTCCAGCCGGAGATCAACCAG ctgaACGGTCTGGACGGTCGGGACCAGGTCTGCAGAGATCTGGGTCTGTCAGAGTCCGAGGTGAACAGgaactctcctctgctgctggagctcGTCAAGAGGCGACACAAAACCCCCGAG GAAAACAGAAGCGGAAACATCGCTAAG GAGCCGACTCAGAAACAGATCACACACGCCCGTAAGAAGTTCGACGCCTACGACAAG GACGGGAGCGGCTCGGTTCCAAGAGAAGACCTGAAGAATGTCTTCACAGATCTGTTCCCCAGTTTGAACAA gaacATGTTGGAGAAGTTCATCACTGATGAGCTGAAAGCAGTAGATAAAACTTTCTCCAAAG CGGTGGACTTCCAGCTGTTCCAGGGGTTTTACAGACGTCTCTTTGCTCAGTGCAGAAGTGTG GTGGTTCAGGACTCTGATGTCAGTCAGCCGCAGAGTCTCGTACCTGAGGACAAAatcatctctccatccatcagtAAG ATCCCCAGATTTAAAGGCCAGAGTCACAGAGGCCAGAGTCAGACAGCAGCCAAG GACTCGGAGGGGAAAGGAGACTCCAAACCTCGAGAGACGACAGACAACAGGGCTTCCTCCTTTGGCCTGCAGAGGGACCctctggacctggacctggaggTGGACGACGATCCTGATGAGGGGGATTCGTTCTTCGACGATCCGTTGCCCAAACCGCAGAAGACATATGGCTG CTCTCCGTTTGGAGAGAAGGACTCATCAGAGCGGACAAACAGTCCGAGAGA tctgtctgtcctgGCTGCTGACTCAGAGGGCGAGCGAGATGATCCTCCCTCTGAACACAGTCAGACCTCTGAGCTCAG GAAGCCAGAGGCGTCCGGGGCCAGAGAGAGTCCAGTAGGGTCCCTGTCAGAGGCCCCgagaccaggaggaggaggaggaggaggggggagcagTGTGTCTGAGCAGAGCCACAGCAGGAACGGTGAGAGATGTGTTCGTCCTGCAG GAGCGCCCAACTCCAGAGACCGAGGCTTCAGAGACTTAAAGGCCCTGAACGATAAAACTGGATCTCTGCACTTAG ATGACGACGTTGAATATGACGATGACTTTAACAG TCATCGGTCAGATCTCTCCAAGAGCGAGATCAGCATCGGCGAGGAGATCGAGGAAGTTTCCATCGAGGGACCGGAGAACAGCGACAAG tttgATGAAACCACACAGGACCTGAGCGTCTCTCAGCTCAGCCAGAGCCACGGAGCCGACTACATGGAGGAGGTGGCCTGa
- the cep43 gene encoding FGFR1 oncogene partner isoform X5, which translates to MSATEDDTELRDLLIQNLENSGVLNKLKAEMRAAVFLAMEEQDKLENKTPLINENLKKFLNTKDGRLVAALMVDFLQVFNLDFTLAVFQPEINQLNGLDGRDQVCRDLGLSESEVNRNSPLLLELVKRRHKTPEENRSGNIAKEPTQKQITHARKKFDAYDKDGSGSVPREDLKNVFTDLFPSLNKNMLEKFITDELKAVDKTFSKAVDFQLFQGFYRRLFAQCRSVVVQDSDVSQPQSLVPEDKIISPSISKIPRFKGQSHRGQSQTAAKDSEGKGDSKPRETTDNRASSFGLQRDPLDLDLEVDDDPDEGDSFFDDPLPKPQKTYGCLSVLAADSEGERDDPPSEHSQTSELRKPEASGARESPVGSLSEAPRPGGGGGGGGSSVSEQSHSRNGAPNSRDRGFRDLKALNDKTGSLHLDDDVEYDDDFNSHRSDLSKSEISIGEEIEEVSIEGPENSDKFDETTQDLSVSQLSQSHGADYMEEVA; encoded by the exons ATGTCAGCCACAGAGGACGACACGGAGCTGAGGGACCTGCTGATCCAGAACCTGGAGAACAGCGGAGTCCTGAACAAGCTGAAG GCAGAGATGAGGGCTGCGGTGTTCCTGGCGATGGAGGAGCAGGACAAACTGGAG aataaaactcctCTGATCAACGAGAACCTGAAGAAGTTCCTCAACACTAAAGACG GTCGCCTGGTGGCCGCTCTCATGGTGGACTTCCTGCAGGTCTTTAACCTGGACTTCACGCTCGCCGTGTTCCAGCCGGAGATCAACCAG ctgaACGGTCTGGACGGTCGGGACCAGGTCTGCAGAGATCTGGGTCTGTCAGAGTCCGAGGTGAACAGgaactctcctctgctgctggagctcGTCAAGAGGCGACACAAAACCCCCGAG GAAAACAGAAGCGGAAACATCGCTAAG GAGCCGACTCAGAAACAGATCACACACGCCCGTAAGAAGTTCGACGCCTACGACAAG GACGGGAGCGGCTCGGTTCCAAGAGAAGACCTGAAGAATGTCTTCACAGATCTGTTCCCCAGTTTGAACAA gaacATGTTGGAGAAGTTCATCACTGATGAGCTGAAAGCAGTAGATAAAACTTTCTCCAAAG CGGTGGACTTCCAGCTGTTCCAGGGGTTTTACAGACGTCTCTTTGCTCAGTGCAGAAGTGTG GTGGTTCAGGACTCTGATGTCAGTCAGCCGCAGAGTCTCGTACCTGAGGACAAAatcatctctccatccatcagtAAG ATCCCCAGATTTAAAGGCCAGAGTCACAGAGGCCAGAGTCAGACAGCAGCCAAG GACTCGGAGGGGAAAGGAGACTCCAAACCTCGAGAGACGACAGACAACAGGGCTTCCTCCTTTGGCCTGCAGAGGGACCctctggacctggacctggaggTGGACGACGATCCTGATGAGGGGGATTCGTTCTTCGACGATCCGTTGCCCAAACCGCAGAAGACATATGGCTG tctgtctgtcctgGCTGCTGACTCAGAGGGCGAGCGAGATGATCCTCCCTCTGAACACAGTCAGACCTCTGAGCTCAG GAAGCCAGAGGCGTCCGGGGCCAGAGAGAGTCCAGTAGGGTCCCTGTCAGAGGCCCCgagaccaggaggaggaggaggaggaggggggagcagTGTGTCTGAGCAGAGCCACAGCAGGAACG GAGCGCCCAACTCCAGAGACCGAGGCTTCAGAGACTTAAAGGCCCTGAACGATAAAACTGGATCTCTGCACTTAG ATGACGACGTTGAATATGACGATGACTTTAACAG TCATCGGTCAGATCTCTCCAAGAGCGAGATCAGCATCGGCGAGGAGATCGAGGAAGTTTCCATCGAGGGACCGGAGAACAGCGACAAG tttgATGAAACCACACAGGACCTGAGCGTCTCTCAGCTCAGCCAGAGCCACGGAGCCGACTACATGGAGGAGGTGGCCTGa